CTGTGAAAGCGTGGAATAAGCCTGGTTTTATTGATGGACATTCGCACGTCGGCTCACTCTCCGGTAGCCAGTCGGATGTATGGGACAGGGGCGGCACGTCGTCGATTGGCAGCTATAACGGTGCTTCCGTCAACTGGCAGAAGGACAAGTCCGGGAATACTCAGAACCAAGACGCCGGCAATCTGACCAAAGTTTCAGTCAAGGCTACCGATGGCGGTGCCGCCACTGACAAAGATTTTTCGAAGGATACGTTCTATCAAGGGTATGTGGTCGACGATATCGTTAGCCCGCTGGCCAAGCAAAATAAAACCGGTACAGTGAGTTCAAGCATCTCCACGTTGTCTGAGCTCCCTCGCCATAAGTACAACTATTACAAGGAAGGCACCAACGCCGCTAGCGGCATATCTTACACTTTCAAATACGACTACACCACCAAGTACGGTACCGGCCGCGGCATTGCTCCCACAACGTCGTACACCAATCGCGAAAAGCTCATCACGTTCACCGGCACGAACAATGCCAGCATGGAGGTATTCAATCTCGATGCCAGCATGCTCAGCGACACCGATGAGAATGGCACCCTCTACCGTGGCGTAGGTTTCGCCTTTACGAACATCGCCGACACTGCATCTGTCGTAATCAATGTGACCGGCAACGCCAGTAATATCTCGTTCCACAACGGTTGGCAGTTCTGGTGGAACGGTGCGGAAATCTCCGATGGCTACTCCAACTACAACAACACCGACGAGTTGAAGAAGAAGTCGGCTGCATACGACAAAGCCTCCCAGAAGATTCTATGGAACTTCAGCAATACCGATAACCTCACCATCTACGGTGGCGTGGCCAATGAGGACGGTACGAACACCAATGCCGATAAAATTACCCAGGATGATGCCGCCGCCGCGATGATGGGCAGCATTATCGTCAGGGGCAACTTCGAATCGCATGTTTCCACCAACGGCCGTGTGTACACGGGTGGCGACTTCTCCATGTACAACCCGTACAAGGCATGGACGTTCAATCAAGCCGGTGCGAACGATGGTGATTCCGCCTCTGTGCTCGACATGGATCAGGAGCGTCACAACTTCCCGTGGAACGGTTCGTACACCGAGTCCTGTTCCGCTATCGCGTGGCAGAAGGCCGATGAAAGCGGCACCCTGCTCGGTGGCACGACGTGGGCTGTGTACGGTAAGTACGATGATGCCGCAAGCGGAAAGAACGCACTGCTTACCGTGCAGGATAACGCGTTCTACGACAAGGACTCTGCCGATGGCCGGTTCACTGTGGAAGGTCTGAAGCCCAACGCAACCTACTACATCAAGGAAGTCTCCGCCGGCAACGATTACCAGCTGAATACGAACGTCTATTACGTAGCGACTGGGGACTCATCGGCAACGCCGGTCAATGTCACGCAATCGGTGACAAAGACGGACGGTGCTTATACGTACGGCAGCGCCGACATGACCGATGGCAAGATCGTCAACAAAAAGAACGGCCATGAGGTTTCTTGGTCGAAGGTCGATGCCGACACTAACAAGGAGCTTGCTGGCTCTGAGTGGCAGATTCAGCAGGTGAAAGATGGCGCGGCCACTAAGAGCTGGAACGTCACAGACAACACCAGCAAAGCAACCGGCGTAACGGTCAATCCGACCTCAGCCACGTTGGATTCTACCAATGGGTGGAAGACCGATTTGACCGCAGCCGTCGATCCGAAGGATGCCTTGCAAGAGGTTGCATGGACGTTCACCGATAAAGATGGCAATGCTGTCGATTCGTCCACTGTTGCGGTATTGACCCGTACGGGTAATCTGAAAACCACCGTCACCGGTATCAGCAGCATTGATACCACTGTGTATGTGAAGGCATGCTCGGTCTCCAATCCTGAGGTGTGCAGCGCCCTGGTCACCATCAAGGTGAAAGCTATGAGCGTCAAGGATTTCACCGTCAAGGATTCCTCGAACCGGACTGTTGAGAACAATTCCACCATCACCGCTGCTGCAGTGGATAGCACGCTGACGTTCACCGCTTCCTCCACTCCGGCTGTCCCGATTACTTGGGAGTCGAGCAACAAGAGCGTGGCAACGGTTACTTCCAGCGGCGAGAACGGTCAGAAAGCAACCGTGACGATGACGGGATTCGGCTCTGCGGTCATCACCGCGAAGGCCGGCGACAAGAAGGTTTCGTTCACGGTCAAGGTGCCGTCTACCACGGTGTACTTCAAGAAGTCGTTGATGAATTGGTCGAAGTACTACGTGTACTACAACGCTGGCAACAATAACTGGAAGTTCGTGGAGATGAGCCAGAGCTGCGGTGATTATGTGTATGCCATATTGCCGAAGCAGTCGCCTGGTACGGAATTTTTGTTCCACGGTGACGATGAAAACACGAGCACCAACAAGTGGTACCAGGGGTCGAATAAGAGCGATTTCAAGTTCACGGGCAACGAAGTGCAAGTCGTGAACCTGTATAACGATTCACAGGTCTCCACCGCTCCGACCGGCTGCCCTGCATCTGCCGCAGCTGCTGCCCAGTCGAATGATGCGGCGGTGCTCAACGAGAACGCGACGCCCGCCGATGACCCGCAGCCCAGTGATGCTGACGGTGTTGCCGAAAACGCTATTGACGATGGTGCAAAGGCCATTTCCTGCACGGCAGCCGACGGCGAGAACGGTCGGCCCGGCGTGAAGTGCGATATGGACACCGCGGCCGGCAAATTCAAGGTCGGTGGTCTGGATGCCGGCACGTACTGGCTCCATGAGACCACGGCTCCGGACGGATACACGATCAATAAGACCTTGTACCAATTCACGATTGATGCCAATGGCAACGTCACGTGGAACGGCGGTTGGGCCAGCGGCGAGGCGACTGGCGCCATCGATGAAAAGCTGAAGCCCGGTGACAACAACGCAATCTCGGACACCCCTACCGAAGTGATCTGGAACAAGGTCGACACCAAGGGCGGCAAACTTGCCGGTTCCCAGTGGAAGATCGTTGGTCCAAGCCCTGCAACGGACGTGTACTGCGTGGCCGACAACGTGACGGTTGATGCCAATGGCGCCACCACGCCGGCAGGCATCGAGTTCACAGGCTGCACTGGCGAAAAGCTGTCCGATGCCGCGAACACCGCAGACGAGGCCGGCGTCATCACGGTCAGGGGGCTGCCGGTCGGCACGTACACGCTAACCGAGACTAAGGCTCCAGACGGCTACGTGGCAACAACCACGGTCTACACGCTTACCATCTCTGACACCGAAGCTTCCACCGTTGTGGCTCAGACCGCGACCGATAGGCCCACGACCCGTTCTGGCGGCAATCGCGAAGCTGCGGCCAATGTCCCCAACGCTTCGGCTCCGGTGAACATCCAAATCCCGGTAAAGAAGAGCGTGAAATACACGTCGTGGCCAAAGGACAGCAACGGCAACTACGTCAACTTCAACTTCAAGATTGAAGCGACCAAGTCGACTGTGGACGCGAACCCCGCCGCGCCGATGCCTGCCGAATGCAGTAGCAGCGACGCGACCAAGAATGACTGCACCATCTCCTTGGCTCCGAAGTCTGACGCTGATGATCTGTCCAACGTCATAGCCAAGTTCGGCAAGATGACGTTCACCGACGCGAACCTCGCGGCGGCAGCTGGCGACGCCAGCGACTACGCCAAGACCTACACCTACAAGATCACCGAGATTGTGCCAGATTCCGCCGACGCGGTGGAAAACCTGCGCTACTCGAAGGCGGAGTACCAAGTCGTAGTCACGCTCAAGCAAGCCAAGGATTCCAGCGGAAAGCTGTCCGGCTTGTCCGTCTCCGCCACGATGACACGCATCAAGGATGACTCCGGCAATGCCGAAGCTGGCGGCGGAAAGGTGATCGGCACATGGTCATCAACGTCCACCGGCAGCAGCGCCGGAACTGCCGTCGAAGCAACCTTCGTGAACACCAAGGTGCTCACCGGCCTGCCCACCACGGGCGCCGACTGGACCGGACGCCTAGTGCTTCTGGTCGGCGACGGATTCATACTTGCTGGCGTTCTCATCGCCGGCGGATATCAACTGGCCAAACGTCGACGGGAGGAGGACTCCGACTGATTTTTCTCCCTAGGCCACTCGATTGGCCGCCTACCAACACTCATAACTGAATAACCAATATTCAACACAATCTTCTTCTCCATTTCAGAGAAAGGAAAAGAGAAATGAACACCATATTCAAGAGGGTGATCTCCGGAGCCGCCGCTCTGGGCATCGCCGTCAGCGGTCTAGCCATAGGCGTCTCCACCGCGTATGCTGCGGATCCGGCCACCGGCAGCATCACCATCAACAAGTCAGACGCTGGTCAGGTGGATCACAGCTTCGATGGCTGGCACCTGGCATCGTTGACCAACGTCACCAAGGATAGTACTAACAAGATCAACGGCTTCCTCATCGATACCGATGACAATATGGTCAGAACCATTGTTGCCGCGATGACTAGCGATCAAAAGGTTGCATACGAGAAAGACGCCAACTACTACAGCACCGACAACGCCGTCGCCAACCCGATGGGGTACTTGGTCGAGAAGGTATTTAAGGATAAATCTGGCAAGGCGCTGAGCGAGCTGACCAGCCCGTGGGGCGGCGATAGCTCCACGCTGCGTGTGTTCGCCAAGTCGCTGTCCAAGGAACTTGCCAAGGTCGGTGCTCCCGCTGCCGATAAGACCGGTGACAGCGCACTGAAGACCGGTGAGAACAAGGAACTCAAACAGGGCCTGTGGTTCCTCAAGGATGTCACGACCACGGATGACACCAAGGGTACCAACTCCATCCCGATCATCACGCCGACCACCTTCGATGGCGCCGACAGCTGGGGCACGGTGACGCTGAAGAACACCACCCCGACCATCGACAAGAAGCTGGTTGATTCCAAGGACGACGGCACCTACAAGCCGAACACTCAGCCGGATTACGCAGTTGGCGATGATGTCTACTATGAGCTGACCTCCACCGTGCCGGTCTACACCGGCTACGACATCGATCCGACGATGAAGGACGCAACCAAGACCCGTATCTTCAAGATCAATGACACCGCCAGCAAGGCGCTGACCGTGTCCGCCGGCACCGTCATCGAATCTGTCAAGCTGACTCCTGCTCAGGGTACGGCCGTCACTCTGGTCAAGGACAAGGACTACACCGTTACCGTCGCTGGCTATGGCGATGTGAACACTCCTGACACCGATGCCTACAAGGGCGGACACGTGACCACTATCGACCTTGGTAAGTACGTCAACAAGGCCAAGGGCTCTAAGTCCGCTACTGACGGCATCCTCGAAGGCGCCACCGTCACCGTGATCGTCAAGGCTAAGCTCAACAAGGATGCGCTGATTTCCGAGCCCGGCAATCTGCAGAAGAACCCGAACAAGGTCGACCTCGAATACTCCAACCACCCGGAAGAAGTGAACCACGCCCATAAGGTTCCTGGCCCGGAAGTGCCCGTGTATGCCTATAAGTTCGACATCTTGAAGACCGATAAGGCTGGTACCACTAAGCTGCCCGGCGCTAAGTTCACGATCAAGGCAGTCTCCGGTACCAGCAAGCACGACGGCAAGTACCTCGGTTCTTATGGCAAGGATGGCTGGAGCTACCTCGATAGCGAGCCGGCGGTCACTGATACCGATGGTGTGTTCACCACTGGCAAAGACGGTAAGATCAACGTCTCCGGCCTCGATGCCGGCACCTACGAGGTCCATGAGATTGCACCGCCGGACGGCTACACCGCGATTAGTCTGCCGAAGTTCCAGTTCACCATCACGCCGACCGTCGGCGATGACGCCGGATGGAAGACCATCACCGTCGTGGCGCTGAGCCTCGCGAAGGGCGCCGACGAGCGTGCCTCGCTGTCCCAGGGCGGCAAGACGCTGAACATCTGGAACGCCAAGAACATCACCGAGCTGCCGAAGACCGGTGGCGCTGGTCTGGCCATGATTGTGGCCGTCGGCGCACTGTTCATCGCGGCCTCCGGTATCTTCGCCCTCCGCGCTCGCCGCAAGGCCTGAGCGGACACGCCTGGATAGCTAAGGAACGGCGGCCAGCGCACCGCACTTACCCCTCGCAAACCGCCGTTCCTGCTCCGTCTCCGGCCGCATCGTCTTGTTCCCGATCGATGCGCCCGGAGACTTTTTCCATATTCCTTTATTTTTGCTGATTCTGGAGAACCGAATGATGCAAACAATTATCATGAAGTCCCGTATCCGCAGGGTTTTCTTAGCTCTTGGGGTAGTGTCGTTTATTGAGCGGAGATGAGTCCATCCAATGCGAAGCAGCACCGGAGCAAAACAAAGTGGTACGCGCACACAGTCGCGCGTGTTTACTGTGCTGTCGGTGCTGTTTTTGCTGATCGGGTTTGCCATCATCACCACGCCGTTCGTCATGCGCGCCATCAGCGAATACCAGCAGAACGCCACCGTGCAGCAGACGCAGCGCGAGGTGGATGGCTGGCCGTACCCACAGGCGGAGAACCAGCTCAAAACCGCCCGCGAGTACAACAAGAAACTCGTGGCTGGCGGCCAGGCCGCCATCGGCGAGGTCAAAGATCCTTTTGCCAGCAATGCCGGCCAGTCCACCACTTCCGGCGCGGATGATTCGATGGCCGCCAAAGATCAAGAATATCAGAGTCTGCTCGACGCCGGCCAAGGCGTGATGGGCTCCATCCGCATTCCTAAAATCGACGTCAACCTGCCCATATACCACGGCACCAGCGAAGATGCGCTCGCCGTGGGCGCGGGACACCTTTATGGCACTTCATTGCCGGTCGGCGGCAAATCCACACACTCTGTAATCACCGGCCATCGCGGTTTGCCGAACTCGTTGCTGTTCACTCGCCTTGATGAGATGAAGAAGGGTGATTCCTTCTACATCGAGGTCATGGGCAAGACACTCGGCTACAAGGTCGATCGCATTACCGTGATCAAGCCCGACGATTCCAGCAAACTGCGCATCACCAAAGGCGAGGATCGCGCAACCCTCATGACCTGTACGCCTTATGGTGTCAATTCTCATCGCCTACTGGTCTCCGGTGTGCGTGCCGAAATCCCGGAGGAAGTGCCTGACCCGGACGATGTGCATGGCATCAACACCACATGGCTGGCACTGGGGGCCATAGTGTTTTTGGCCGTGCTGTTCGCTTTCATCGTCATATTGATGCGGCGTAAGCAAAAGCGCGATCGGGAATTTGCCGGCCTCGCCCGGCACGCCGCACGTCCGACAAAATAAGCGCCCCGCGCGTCTGCGATTCCGCGTTGGGAATATGAACGGTTTCGGGTGCCGGACTATTCAAAAAGCGGCCAGATTGTCGTAACTCGATTTCGAGGGGCTGATTTGGCGTGTTCCGGAGGTCTACTTCCGTTTCGAGGGGCTGGTGCCAAAGTAGACACAGCTGCAAAACGGCAGAATGACGTTGGTGCAAAACCGTTTCTACTTCCGTTTCAACGGATGAGGAGCCCCTTGAAGTGGAAGTAGACCTCTGGCAAACGCGAAATCAGCCCCTCGAAGTTGATTTAGGCAGTCTTTCTGCCATCAGGAAGCGTTTCGGCGCTTCTCGCGGCGCATTACGGCGGACAGAGACTGCACGCGCGGCAGATTGAAGACCTCGTTGGTGTGCACCACGTGCCCTTCGCCATCGGCCAGCGGCACTCGCCAGTTAGAATACTCGCTGGACGTGCCCGGCTGATTCTGCGAGCGGCATTCGCCCACGCCGTCCACCAGCGCAGCCTGCAACAACAGCGACGGCGTATCAGTGAGCATGGCGTGCATGGCTTCAACGATCTCCTGCACATGACCTTCCGCGTCATCGGCCACAGCCTGCGTGATGTAACCGCCCTCCACCAGTCGGTTCATCATCGCGGTGCGCTCGGCCATGGCCGAAGCGGCAAACACCTCCACCGGCTCGCTGAGCAAATGCAGCTCCTCGCGCAGTTTCACATGCTCGAAGTTCAGATAGCCGGCGGTTGGCGGCAGATCGTGTGTGGTGACCGATGCCAGTGCCTGCTTGCGGTACTCCTGCGGCGTGCGGTAGGGATCGCCGGCGTTCGGCGAATCGTCCACACGGTTGAACCACTCCACATCGGTGCCAAGCACGCCATGATCGGCCAGAATGCGGCGCACATAATCCGGCACGGTGCCCAAATCCTCGCCGATCACCATGCCGCCGGCGCGCGTGGCCTCGATGGCCAGTACGCCGAGCATCGCCTCGTGGTTGTACATCACGTAGGCGCCATTGCGGGCGCCAAGTCCCTGCGGAATCCACCACAGGCGGAACAGTCCCAGCACGTGATCGATACGCACCGCGCCCGCATGCTCATACATGGAATGCACCATTTCGCGGTACACCTGGTAGCCGGTGGCTTCCAGATAACGCGGGTTGAACGGTGGCTGGCCCCAATCCTGGCCCTGCTGGTTGTAGAAGTCCGGCGGGCAGCCGACCGTGACGCCACCGGAGGCGAAACGCTCCGGGTTGGCCCACGCGTCAGCGCCGAGGCCGTGCACGCCAACGGCCATATCCTGCATAAGGCCAAGTGTCATGCCATGATCCAAGGCCGTGTGCTGAGCGTCGTTCACCTGCTCGGCGGCGATCCACTGCAGCCAGCGGTTGAACTCGAACAGATCATGATGGTCCTTGACCAGCGTCTGCACGGTCGGGTCGTCGATGGTCTTCTCGAAGAACCAGCGGTTCTCGCCCCAAGGTGCGCCCCACACCTCGAAGCACAGGCACCAGGTGGCGAAGGAATTGAGGTCCGGGCCGGCCGTGGCCTTGAAATACTCGAACTCCAGCTCGCGCTTGTTGTTGCGGTCCGCATCGAAGATCAGGCGCAGGGCCGGGCGCTTGGCCTCCCACGCCGCGTTGATATCCATCGGCGTGGATTCATCATTGCGTGCGGCCACCGAGGCATGCAGTGCATCCACCTGGGCGCGCACGTCATCCGGCAGGGTGGCGTATTCGGGAATGTCTTGTGGACGAATGTACGTCACGTTGAGGAACCGGCGCGATTCCGGCAGATACGGCGAAGGCTCGAGCGGCGGAATCGGCGCACCGGCGTGAATCGGATTGATGAGCATGAAGTCGGCCTTGGACTTCTCGGCGGCATTCGCCAAAAGACGCTTCAGATCGCCGTAGTCGCCGATGCCCCAGGAATCATGGGAGCGTACCGAATACATTTGCGTCATCCAGCCCCAGCGCTGATGCTCCTCGACCGCCTTCGGCACGGCGATGCGTGCGGGGGCGGCGATGATGGTCGCCTTGCCTCCGCGCCCGTCAACCGTGACGGTCAGCGTGTGGTAACCCATCGGCAGGTCGGGGGCGATGGCGAGATCCGGCTGGCCGGAGTTGAGATTCGGCAGTAGGGAGAAGCGGTCGAATGCGGTGCCGTCTTCCAGCATGATGGCGGCGGTGATGTCCGCGTCCGACGGGCAATTCAGGGTCAGGCTTGTCGGCTTGCCGGTGATGGCCACGATGGTGGGCGGTAGCAAACGTTTGCTGTTTTCGGCCTCAAGTTCGGTCATGGAACGTTTTATGGCCTCGTCGCTGGAGGCATCCACATCGAGGGCCTTGAGCACGGCGACCAATGCGTCATCGCTGATTTCGGTGTAGGTGCCGAGCTGGTCGATGAACGAGGTCGCAAGCCCGGATGCTTTGGCCAATTTGATCAGCGGTCGAGCAAGGCGTTCGGCGCTTTCCGTTCGCTGTGTGGTGTCTGGTGCATTGGTTGCCGCTTCATTGCTGCGCGCCTCGGTCATAATAGCTCCTTGCTGTGCGTCCATGTACTGCTGTTCGTTTGCATTGCTGTTTGAGGGCCGCTCTACGTTGAGGATCCGGCAATCTGACAGACCAATGTTGAACCTGTTCTGCTCTTACCGTAGCTCATATTGACAACGATTGCAATAGGGCGGTGAGTTGGGCCGGTTCGGAGGCGTCGGGGGGCGCCGGCCTGTTGCCCCCAGTCGGCTTTGCCGACAGCCCCCGCCAGCGGGGGCGAGGCTGAGCGGGTCTCTAACCGAGGATGGCGAATGACTGGGCGGGGAGTGTCAAGGTGCGACCGGATACGGTGGGGGAGCCGAGGGCTAGCAGCATTGATGCATCGGGACGGAGTTCGCTCGGCAGTTCCACGGTTTCAATCCCTCGACCGGGGTTCATGGCTATGAGCAACGGCCGGGCCGTAGCGCCATTTCGGTCTGAGACATCATCGCGAGTGGCGGCGGGGGCAGGGGCCGAGCTGGAATCCGCGGTCGTGCGTGGGTGGGTGGACGCGTGACCATCCGCAGGAGTGCGTATGTAGGCAAACGCGCGGCCATCCACTGGCGCTGCCACCACGTCGAATCGGGCATCGGAAGCCAATGCGGGCTGCTCGGTGCGCAATGCCAGCACCTCGCGAACCCAGTTGAACAGTGAATCCTCGCGTGCGGCTTCGCTGGCAACAGTCGGCGCATCGGCGGCCGAATCGACCGGCAGATATAACGACTCGGATGGTGCGCAGGAGAAGCCAAGATTCGGCTTATCGGCATCCCACTGCATCGGCGTGCGACTGCCGGTGCGCACATAGCCGCCCTCCTTGGTGGGCAGCGGCCGGTATCGCATGCCGATTTCGTCGCCGTAGTAAAGGAACGGGCAGCCGGGCATGGTCAGCAGCATGCCGTACGCCACCTTGAGCTCGCGCTCGGTAAGCCTCTGTGCCACGCGCAATGTGTCGTGATTGCACGTGATGAGGTTGAAGGTGCCGCTGGCTCGTTCGCAGTCGTGCAGCTGCGGCAGATATTGTTCGAGGAACGGTGCGATAGAAGTGCCGGAATCGGCGTTGAAGTAACTGGCGTCACTCTCGTGGTCCAGCGGCGTATCCGTATTACGCAGCAGCATGTTGTACCCGTTCGGATGGCCGTCCCAGCGCCAGTCGAGGTAGAAATCCATGTCGAAGCCGGCCTGCATCGACTCATAGGGGCGCCCCCATTCGGCAACGAATGCTGCCTCGGGGAATTCGGGGCGGATTCTCGAGAAGATGTATTGCCAGGTGCGGATGGTGAAAGGCTTGCCGTCGTCGTCGTGTTTGACGAGGCTGTCGGCCATGTCCACGCGGAAGCCGTCTGCCCCGCGGGAGAGCCAGAAGCGCATGACGTCGAGCATCGCCTCGCAGGTGGCCAGTGCTTCGGGGCCGAGTGCGGGCTTCTGCCATGGGTGTTTGGGGTGGGCGAAGCCGTAGTTGAGGGCGGGCTGGCATTTGAAGAAGTTGATGATGTAGGTGCCGTCGCGCTCGGTTTCGCCGCCAATGAAGGGCAGGCCGTCGCCGCGGGAGATCCACGAGTCGGTCCAGATGTAGCGGTCGGAGACGGATTCTTGGGTGTCGGATTCCTGGGCCACCCTCCGGATTGTTTCACAATCCGACCCCCGCCGGCGGGGGTCGGAGAGCGAAGCGATTCGGGGGGTGGTTTGTCCGACGGGGGTAACACTCTCGACGGGGATAGTTCGATCGGCATCAACGGGGGTAACGCGCTCAGTAGGGTCAGGACGTGAGCTGGCCTGGAACCAAGGGTGCTCCTCGCTGGTGTGGCCGGGGACCAAGTCGAGCAGCACGTGCATGCCGAGCGTGTGGGCGTGCTCGAACAGGGCGGTCAGGTCATCGTTGGTGCCGTAGCGCGGTGCGACCTTCGTGTAGTCGCGCACATCATATCCGGCATCTTTGAACGGTGAATCGAAGCAGGGATTGATCCATAGTGCGTTGCAGCCCAGGTCATGGATATAGCCAAGTCGTTCGGTCAGTCCGCGAAGATCACCGATGCCGTCGCCGTTCGAGTCGGCGAAGCTTTGGGGGTAAACCTCGTAAAAACGGGCGGAACTCAGCCAGGATGGACGGGGGGATGCTTCGGCGTGTCGTACGCGGCCTGACATGGAAACTCCTTTGTTTATGCGGGTTCAAGGCTATGCCTATCGATTGCAATAATACCAGCAAAAGCAAAACTGCAT
This sequence is a window from Bifidobacterium breve DSM 20213 = JCM 1192. Protein-coding genes within it:
- a CDS encoding alpha-amylase family glycosyl hydrolase; protein product: MSGRVRHAEASPRPSWLSSARFYEVYPQSFADSNGDGIGDLRGLTERLGYIHDLGCNALWINPCFDSPFKDAGYDVRDYTKVAPRYGTNDDLTALFEHAHTLGMHVLLDLVPGHTSEEHPWFQASSRPDPTERVTPVDADRTIPVESVTPVGQTTPRIASLSDPRRRGSDCETIRRVAQESDTQESVSDRYIWTDSWISRGDGLPFIGGETERDGTYIINFFKCQPALNYGFAHPKHPWQKPALGPEALATCEAMLDVMRFWLSRGADGFRVDMADSLVKHDDDGKPFTIRTWQYIFSRIRPEFPEAAFVAEWGRPYESMQAGFDMDFYLDWRWDGHPNGYNMLLRNTDTPLDHESDASYFNADSGTSIAPFLEQYLPQLHDCERASGTFNLITCNHDTLRVAQRLTERELKVAYGMLLTMPGCPFLYYGDEIGMRYRPLPTKEGGYVRTGSRTPMQWDADKPNLGFSCAPSESLYLPVDSAADAPTVASEAAREDSLFNWVREVLALRTEQPALASDARFDVVAAPVDGRAFAYIRTPADGHASTHPRTTADSSSAPAPAATRDDVSDRNGATARPLLIAMNPGRGIETVELPSELRPDASMLLALGSPTVSGRTLTLPAQSFAILG